From Enterococcus mediterraneensis, the proteins below share one genomic window:
- a CDS encoding ABC transporter ATP-binding protein codes for MERIVEVKHLTKKFGSSIAVDDISFSVEKGTIVGLLGPNGAGKSTTINMITGLLKKTSGEINLFGKAVTEKNRELRKKIGVVPQDLAIYYDLSAEENVRYFGGLYGLRGAKLKDAVEQALKLVGLWERKKDKPATFSGGMQRRLNIAMAIVHQPEFVIMDEPTVGIDPQSRNYIMETIEKMRQAGKTLIYTSHYMEEVERLADTIIIIDHGKVIAQGTATELVNLITDQKNIMITVANPQDIVLEELQQQNGVIQAQLAEQLLTVTVANESSVLNQLLMHLIQQGVEVDRVHQQEIDLETVFLNLTGRNLRDR; via the coding sequence CCTTTTCGGTTGAAAAGGGGACGATCGTCGGTTTGCTGGGTCCCAATGGCGCTGGAAAATCTACTACGATCAATATGATCACTGGTTTATTGAAAAAGACATCAGGGGAAATCAATTTATTTGGTAAGGCGGTCACGGAAAAAAATCGCGAACTGCGGAAAAAAATCGGAGTCGTCCCTCAGGATTTGGCGATTTATTATGATTTAAGTGCGGAAGAAAATGTTCGTTATTTCGGCGGATTATACGGTCTGCGAGGAGCCAAATTGAAGGACGCCGTAGAACAAGCGCTAAAACTGGTAGGACTGTGGGAGCGTAAAAAAGACAAACCGGCGACTTTTTCCGGCGGGATGCAGCGGCGTTTGAATATCGCTATGGCGATCGTACATCAACCGGAATTCGTCATCATGGATGAGCCGACTGTAGGGATCGATCCGCAATCCCGCAATTACATCATGGAAACGATCGAGAAGATGCGGCAAGCGGGTAAGACATTGATCTATACAAGTCATTATATGGAAGAAGTTGAACGTTTAGCTGATACGATTATCATTATCGATCATGGCAAAGTGATCGCTCAAGGAACCGCAACAGAGCTGGTGAATCTGATCACGGATCAAAAGAATATCATGATCACCGTTGCTAATCCTCAAGATATCGTTTTAGAAGAATTGCAACAGCAAAACGGAGTCATTCAAGCGCAGCTTGCTGAACAGCTTTTGACAGTGACAGTGGCAAACGAAAGCAGTGTACTGAATCAACTACTGATGCACTTGATCCAGCAAGGTGTAGAGGTCGATCGGGTTCATCAGCAGGAAATCGATCTGGAAACGGTCTTCTTGAATCTGACCGGCCGCAATCTAAGGGATAGGTAG